Proteins from one Coregonus clupeaformis isolate EN_2021a chromosome 25, ASM2061545v1, whole genome shotgun sequence genomic window:
- the LOC121539455 gene encoding zinc finger protein 770-like codes for MHQCSVCKKVFPSASKLQRHYLIHTGQKPFICLVCGKAFRQSVHLKKHSETHTGNYHNWSPPTDSLPHPIPVPTNLDPSLEKSGHYLTTDTPLLPTVSFQRDGTMQRTQLEMYTTASEIKPQPELIPPADNGCFISQQSTLPGGHYFTNVILQDNMIGSDGMENSAWHTDDVHTCTVCLMCFSSSHQLQRHLPVHSQPKPFECSICGKAFRLRAHLKIHSQIHERRPTGFKTIPMLGSEQSSSRGRMRVNHECPTCSKTFCSPSKLKRHFLTHTGQKPFSCEDCGKTFRQVSHLKTHIYASHNILNPQSVCTKQKRIDARNINVEMELQCEISVNAPQHLDKLETKSLLPVKVEPNASGTSHFQCSICSKTFSSSIRRRQHYMIHKEVRPFQCRVCGRAFRLSTHLKRHQFSHKNIDESQNTSQVDDHRDAVLKTEHAYQNSDKGMTSPEPNDSKAFELDIVKPEHWKPNLKDDKDFPVSTLQESTYLETPVSGQTNSQRKKISQKMKNQLLNHQCLACLKSFPSPSKLQRHMLTHTGQRPFGCYTCGKRFRQPTHLRIHSRTHLWSRNGKQRYAQRSRPPSHRMTEYRGSPVGVQFQEMHPEKHNFDRNFHLNAPTESQSGQGSAFTCGHNESNSKVQWFQCSTSSLSKLRLPLRVPPETTLNQSGHLPLKNQAQPSAGKVHNDPFLSTDPELALKGADATPLGNTSHTEHQCLLCFKYFPCASKLQRHNLVHTGLRPFQCLACGKTFRQATHLKVHERTHNNWRPFRPASQQGNGMKVRRQQQLQYSEVCVQVPVASSMKTEPSHLKGVNEWRPFQDNCEDTCNNQAKAQSDNNIINTSKQSIPNNVHKCNNSRPIDKVICVKRKAHLCTICQKGFDTPSKLSRHVLIHTGIRPFKCSLCIKTFRQPCHLRSHEQRTHENRTCSDVQDNRRFRDHETLASAQGKTLRDMPQSYKDSSDHCSVTDEGLGHSSQTRDPSFVAKQDIPDDNMEPGSRQSEDYWCTECHSHFLSPSELATHLNVHVLSNDITGQTSLQQEMEDHMDSMQMDFQTNRVIADADSHNVIQNERLGHYWCETIHTPFQCDTCITSFETERDLQLHKCVSRNLVEVTQSSPYQCAICFKDFKTPSKLQRHYVTHTGERPFQCKACEKTFTQASHLKTHQRTHK; via the coding sequence ATGCATCAGTGCTCTGTTTGTAAGAAGGTATTCCCGAGTGCCTCTAAACTCCAGAGACACTATCTCATACATACAGGCCAGAAGCCATTTATCTGTTTGGTTTGTGGAAAAGCCTTTAGACAATCTGTACATTTAAAGAAGCACTCTGAGACCCACACAGGGAATTACCACAATTGGAGTCCACCCACAGACAGTTTGCCACATCCCATACCAGTACCTACAAACCTTGATCCATCTCTTGAGAAATCAGGACATTATTTGACTACAGATACCCCACTGTTGCCTACAGTGTCTTTTCAAAGAGATGGGACCATGCAGAGGACACAACTAGAGATGTACACTACAGCCTCAGAGATCAAACCGCAACCTGAACTAATCCCACCTGCTGATAATGGTTGCTTTATCAGCCAACAAAGCACTCTGCCAGGTGGACATTACTTCACAAATGTAATACTGCAAGATAACATGATCGGCTCTGATGGAATGGAGAACAGTGCGTGGCACACAGATGATGTCCACACATGTACAGTCTGCCTAATGTGTTTTAGTTCCTCTCACCAGCTTCAGAGGCACTTACCTGTTCACAGTCAGCCAAAACCATTTGAGTGTAGCATTTGTGGGAAGGCCTTCAGACTAAGGGCCCATTTGAAAATACACTCTCAAATACATGAACGTAGACCTACTGGGTTTAAGACTATCCCCATGCTTGGGTCTGAGCAGAGCTCTTCCAGAGGTAGAATGAGGGTGAACCACGAATGTCCAACCTGTTCAAAAACGTTCTGTTCTCCATCCAAACTAAAGCGTCATTTTCTTACTCACACTGGCCAGAAGCCCTTTTCCTGTGAGGACTGCGGGAAAACATTCAGGCAGGTGTCACACCTGAAAACCCACATATATGCCTCACATAATATATTGAATCCCCAAAGTGTGTGTACCAAACAAAAACGAATAGATGCTAGGAACATAAATGTAGAGATGGAGCTACAGTGTGAAATAAGCGTCAATGCCCCACAGCACCTGGACAAGTTAGAAACAAAGTCTCTGCTTCCTGTCAAAGTGGAGCCGAATGCCAGTGGTACCAGTCACTTTCAGTGTAGCATTTGCTCAAAGACATTCAGCAGTTCAATTAGACGCAGGCAGCATTACATGATACATAAAGAAGTAAGACCCTTTCAGTGCCGTGTCTGTGGCAGAGCCTTCCGTCTTTCAACCCATCTAAAGAGGCATCAATTCAGCCATAAGAACATTGATGAATCTCAGAACACAAGTCAGGTTGATGATCACAGGGATGCTGTGTTGAAGACAGAACATGCTTACCAGAATTCAGACAAAGGGATGACTTCTCCAGAGCCTAATGATTCGAAAGCTTTTGAGCTCGATATTGTTAAACCAGAGCACTGGAAGCCGAATTTAAAAGATGATAAAGACTTTCCAGTTTCCACCCTGCAGGAGTCAACTTACCTGGAGACACCGGTATCTGGTCAAACCAACAGCCAACGTAAGAAGATCAGCCAGAAAATGAAGAATCAGCTACTGAACCATCAGTGTCTCGCATGCCTTAAAAGTTTCCCTTCTCCATCGAAACTGCAGAGGCATATGTTGACCCATACTGGTCAGAGACCCTTTGGGTGCTACACATGTGGGAAGAGGTTTCGCCAGCCAACACATTTAAGGATCCACTCCCGCACTCATCTGTGGTCCAGAAATGGCAAGCAAAGATATGCTCAGCGTTCTAGACCTCCATCACATCGAATGACTGAATACAGAGGGTCTCCAGTGGGTGTCCAATTTCAGGAAATGCATCCTGAAAAGCACAATTTTGATAGGAACTTTCACCTCAACGCCCCTACAGAGAGTCAGTCAGGTCAAGGCAGTGCTTTTACATGTGGACACAATGAAAGCAATAGTAAAGTGCAGTGGTTTCAGTGTTCAACATCCTCCCTATCCAAGCTTCGGCTCCCTCTCCGAGTGCCACCAGAAACAACACTGAATCAAAGTGGCCACTTACCATTGAAGAATCAAGCACAACCTTCAGCAGGAAAAGTTCACAATGACCCTTTCCTGAGTACAGATCCTGAATTGGCTTTGAAAGGTGCTGATGCCACCCCTTTGGGGAATACAAGCCATACCGAACACCAGTGTTTGCTATGTTTCAAATATTTCCCATGTGCCTCTAAACTACAAAGACACAACCTTGTGCACACTGGCTTGAGACCCTTCCAATGCCTGGCATGTGGAAAAACATTCAGACAGGCCACACACCTCAAAGTCCACGAGCGAACTCACAACAATTGGAGACCCTTCAGACCTGCCTCTCAACAGGGAAATGGAATGAAAGTAAGAAGGCAGCAACAACTTCAGTACTCTGAAGTCTGTGTTCAAGTTCCTGTGGCGAGTTCTATGAAAACAGAGCCGTCACATTTGAAAGGTGTGAATGAATGGAGACCATTCCAGGACAATTGTGAGGATACCTGTAATAATCAAGCAAAGGCACAATCGGACAACAACATAATCAACACTTCTAAACAATCCATACCAAACAATGTGCACAAGTGCAACAACTCCAGGCCTATAGACAAAGTGATCTGTGTTAAAAGAAAAGCACACCTGTGCACAATTTGTCAGAAGGGCTTTGACACTCCAAGCAAACTATCCAGACACGTTCTCATACACACTGGGATAAGACCATTCAAATGCAGTTTGTGCATTAAAACTTTCAGACAGCCATGCCACTTGAGAAGCCATGAACAACGAACACATGAGAATAGAACATGTAGTGATGTCCAGGATAACCGCAGGTTTAGGGACCATGAAACTCTTGCCTCTGCTCAAGGAAAGACACTGAGAGACATGCCACAGTCCTACAAAGACAGTTCTGATCACTGCTCAGTCACTGATGAGGGATTAGGTCATTCTTCACAGACAAGAGACCCAAGCTTTGTGGCAAAACAAGACATACCAGATGATAATATGGAACCTGGGAGTAGACAAAGTGAGGACTATTGGTGCACTGAGTGTCACAGTCATTTCTTGTCCCCATCTGAGCTTGCTACTCATCTAAATGTTCATGTCCTAAGCAATGACATTACAGGTCAGACTTCATTGCAACAGGAAATGGAGGACCACATGGATTCTATGCAGATGGATTTTCAAACCAATCGAGTCATAGCAGATGCAGACAGTCATAATGTTATCCAAAATGAGAGGCTTGGTCATTACTGGTGTGAAACTATTCACACGCCATTTCAGTgtgacacatgcatcacatcttTTGAAACGGAAAGGGATCTTCAGCTCCATAAATGTGTCTCAAGAAATCTAGTTGAGGTTACTCAGTCAAGCCCATATCAGTGTGCAATTTGCTTTAAGGATTTCAAGACTCCCTCCAAACTCCAGAGACATTATGTCACCCACACGGGAGAGAGGCCATTCCAGTGTAAAGCATGTGAGAAGACTTTCACACAAGCGTCTCATCTAAAAACACACCAACGCACACACAAATAA